The genomic stretch ACGATAGTTATGGTGAAGCTTTAATGAAATCAAATCGAAAAGAAGAAGCAATCAAAATGTATGAAAAATCTATAGAATTGAATCCGAAAAATGAAAATGGAAGGAAAATGTTGATGCAATTAAAACAAGAATAAAAATGTACCGCATATTTTGAAAAACAATTGCCCTTTATCCTGAAAAAGTCCAAATAAACGATATCCACTCCAATGATTAGATTCTAATTTAGTATAATATATGCATTTTAGTGCACAGCTTAAGAGTAAGCAAAATGACTGAACTTCAAACCCTTATCAAACAAACTGAAAATGCATTTGAGTGGACAAACAAATTGATTGTTTCTGTTCCAATGGACAAATGGGATATCATGGCCGATGGAATTGAGTCAAATGTAAGCTGGCAGGTCGGGCATCAAATAATCAGTATTTATTACCATACGATAATGACGACGGTAGGACACATTTCCGAATTGATTGAAAACCTTGATTTACGTCTATATACCGAAATCTGTAACTATAATACTTTTGCAAGTGATATGGTTGGAAAAACGGATTCCAATCAGTTATTGGAGCATTTAAAACTTATGCAGGAAAAATCTTTGGCAGTAATTAGTTCCTTATCAGAAAATGATTTACAGAATGCTGTTGAACCAACTAAAGTTCCACACCCGGTAGCCAAAACTAAATTTGATGCTATTGACTGGAATATTAAGCATACGATGTGGCATTGCGGGCAAATTGCGACCATAAAACGGATTGTTGATAATTCATTCGATTATGGGATTAAAAGACCTAAAAAAGAGGAAAATAAATAGTTGTACAATTAAAGAACTAGGTTGACCC from Flagellimonas oceani encodes the following:
- a CDS encoding DinB family protein — encoded protein: MTELQTLIKQTENAFEWTNKLIVSVPMDKWDIMADGIESNVSWQVGHQIISIYYHTIMTTVGHISELIENLDLRLYTEICNYNTFASDMVGKTDSNQLLEHLKLMQEKSLAVISSLSENDLQNAVEPTKVPHPVAKTKFDAIDWNIKHTMWHCGQIATIKRIVDNSFDYGIKRPKKEENK